In one window of Dissulfurirhabdus thermomarina DNA:
- a CDS encoding ferredoxin, translating to MSRHPVVDEELCISCGTCAEICPEVFEVEEDEKARVKNPDACDTCDCEEAVESCPAEAISWSE from the coding sequence ATGAGCCGTCATCCCGTGGTGGACGAGGAACTCTGCATCAGCTGCGGCACCTGCGCCGAGATCTGCCCCGAGGTCTTCGAGGTGGAGGAAGACGAAAAGGCCCGGGTGAAAAACCCCGACGCCTGCGACACCTGCGACTGCGAGGAGGCGGTGGAGAGCTGCCCCGCCGAGGCCATATCGTGGTCGGAGTAG